Below is a window of Streptomyces sp. ITFR-16 DNA.
ACCGCATCGCCGAGATCCGGACGGCCGCCCGCACGGCGGGCGCGGCCGGCCGGCCGCGGTGGCCCATGATCGTGCTGCGCACCCCGAAGGGCTGGACCGGCCCCGCCGAGGTCGACGGGCTGCCCGTCGAGGGCACCTGGCGCGCCCACCAGGTCCCGCTGCCCGGCGTCCGCGACAACCCCGACCACCTTCGGCAGCTGGAGGCGTGGCTGCGTTCCTACGGGCCCGGCGAGCTCTTCGACTCCGAGGGCCGGCCCTCGCAGGCGGTCCTCGCCTGTGTGCCCGAGGGCACCGACCGGCTCGGCTCCTCCCCGTACGCCAACGGCGGACTGCTCCTGCGCGACCTGCCCGTCCCGGACCTCGACGCGCACGCCGTCGAGGTGGACCGGCCCGGGGCCGTCCTGCACGAGCCGACCCGGGTGCTCGGCGGGCTGCTCGAAGCGGTCATGGCGGCGACGGCCGACCGCCGGGACTTCCGCGTCGTCGGCCCCGACGAGACGGCGTCCAACCGGCTCGACGCGCTCTACGACGCCACCGGAAAGGCCTGGCAGGCGAGCACGCTGCCCACCGACGAGCACCTGTCCCGCGACGGGCGCGTCATGGAGGTGCTCTCCGAGCACCTGTGCCAGGGCTGGCTGGAGGGCTATCTGCTCACCGGCCGGCACGGCCTCTTCTCCTGCTACGAAGCCTTCGCGCACATCGTCGACTCGATGGTCAACCAGCACATCAAATGGCTGCGCACCTCGCGCCGGCTGCCCTGGCGCCGCCCCATCGCCTCCCTCAACTACCTGCTCACCTCGCACGTCTGGCGCCAGGACCACAACGGCTTCTCGCACCAGGACCCGGGGTTCGTCGACCACATCCTCAACAAGAGCCCCGAAGTCGTACGCGTCTATCTGCCGCCCGACGCGAACACCCTGCTGTCCGTGGCGGACCACGCGCTGCGCAGCCGCGACTACGTCAACGTGATCGTGGCGGGCAAGCAGCCCAGCCTCGACTGGCTCACCATGGACGAGGCCCGCGCCCACTGCGCGCGCGGCGCCGGCGCCTGGGAGTGGGCGGGCACCGAGGACGGCAGCCGCGAGCCCGACGTCGTGCTCGCCTGCGCCGGGGACGTACCCACCCTGGAGACGCTGGCGGCGGCCGGGCTGCTGCGGCGCCATCTGCCGGAGCTGGCCGTTCGGGTGGTGAACGTCGTGGACATGGCCCGGCTGATGCCGCACTCCGAGCACCCGCACGGGATGCCGGACTCCGAGTACGACGCGCTCTTCACCCGCGACAAGCCGGTCATCTTCGCCTACCACGGCTACCCCTGGCTGATCCACCGGCTGGCCTACCGGCGCGCGGGACACGCCCAGTTGCATGTGCGGGGCTACAAGGAGGAGGGCACGACCACCACGCCCTTCGACATGGTCGTCCGCAACGATCTCGACCGCTACCGGCTGGTCATGGACGTCATCGACCGGGTCCCGGGCCTCGGTGTCCGGGCCGTGGCAGTGCGTCAGGCGATGGCGGACACCAGGACCCGCCACCACGCCTGGATCCGCGAACACGGCACGGATCTGCCCGAGGTGGCCGAGTGGACCTGGGAGGGCTGAGACCGGACACGGCGAGGGCCCGGACGGGGTGTCCGTCCGGGCCCTCGCCGTGCGCGGAGCGCTCAGTAGCGCAGGGCCGCCGCGATCCGGCCGTGCCCCTTGAGCGAGTCGTCCGCCACGAAGACGACATCGGCACCGCTGTCCAGCGCCGCCTCGACCAGCTCGTCGACGATGTCCTCGCGGACGCTCCCGTCCGTCAGGTCGGCGGCGTCCCCGGTGACCGGCTTCAGATGCTCCCCGTCCACCCGGACCGTCTGCTGGTAGTGCTCCTCGACCGCCACCAGGCCGGCGCGCCCCTCCCGCACGGCGGCCCACACCTCGTCGAGTCCGCCGGCGAACGCGTGACGGCCGCGCGCGTCGTCCAGCTTCCCGTCGATCTCCGCGGCGAACCGCTTGCGCCGGGCCTCCAGCGCCGGGCGGAGCTCGGTGAGCAGATCGCTCGGGGTGGTGTCGGCGGGAGCGCCCTTGGTGACCCGGCCCACCGCGTCCTTCGCGCTCTCGCCGACCTCGTCGAACAGGGCGAGCGCCGGGGCGAGCCCGACCAGGTAGAGCGGACGCGGATCGGTCGCCAGCACCGCGCGCAGCTTCTCGTCCACCGTGCGCAGGAACTGACGGGTGTCCTCGTAGGTGAAGGTGCTGGGGGTGTCGCCGATCCGCTCCTTGCGCTGCGGGTTGGGCGCCTCGTGCGGAGCCGACAGCGGGAAGCCGCCGATGTGTTCCTCGTGCGCGGCGTCGGCCGTGCCGCTGAACAGGGCGGCGTGGTCGGCGGAGACGGTGAGCGTCCAGAACGGCTGGGCCTGCGCCTTCGCGGCGACCAGGTTGCGGGTGAGATAGCTGTCGCTCAGCACCACCCGTTCGGGCGCGGTGCGCGGGAGCTGCCAGATCTGGTACTCGTCCGCCGTCACCAGCAGCACGAGCGCGTCCAGGGCCTTGCGCGGATCGATCTCGTCGACCGCGCGGCCGAGCTGACGCTCGATCGCCGAGCGCGCCTCACGGGTCACATCGGGGTCGGCCTCCAGCCGGCTGACGGCCTCGGAGACCAGGTTGCGCAGCCGCACGGCGTCCTGGGCGTTGTCCGGGGCACGACGGTGGGTCGGCATGGTCAGGGACACGGCCGGATAGGGCTTGGCCGCGCGGAGCTTCTGCAGCAGACCGGCGGTCAGGGCATCCGTGTCCATC
It encodes the following:
- a CDS encoding phosphoketolase family protein; the encoded protein is MTDAPPSPPTAGPSDAEIDALDAHWRAANYLAVGQIYLMDNPLLTRPLAPEHIKPRLLGHWGTSPGLNLVYTHVNRIIRARGIQALCVWGPGHGGPAVLANSWLEGSYSETYPDIGRDAEGMGLLFKQFSFPGGVPSHVAPETPGSIHEGGELGYSLAHAYGAALDHPDLLVTCVIGDGEAETGPLAGSWHANKFLDPVHDGAVLPVLHLNGYKIANPTVLARLPHDELDALLRGYGHEPLYVEGDDPRLVHRAMAETMDRAVDRIAEIRTAARTAGAAGRPRWPMIVLRTPKGWTGPAEVDGLPVEGTWRAHQVPLPGVRDNPDHLRQLEAWLRSYGPGELFDSEGRPSQAVLACVPEGTDRLGSSPYANGGLLLRDLPVPDLDAHAVEVDRPGAVLHEPTRVLGGLLEAVMAATADRRDFRVVGPDETASNRLDALYDATGKAWQASTLPTDEHLSRDGRVMEVLSEHLCQGWLEGYLLTGRHGLFSCYEAFAHIVDSMVNQHIKWLRTSRRLPWRRPIASLNYLLTSHVWRQDHNGFSHQDPGFVDHILNKSPEVVRVYLPPDANTLLSVADHALRSRDYVNVIVAGKQPSLDWLTMDEARAHCARGAGAWEWAGTEDGSREPDVVLACAGDVPTLETLAAAGLLRRHLPELAVRVVNVVDMARLMPHSEHPHGMPDSEYDALFTRDKPVIFAYHGYPWLIHRLAYRRAGHAQLHVRGYKEEGTTTTPFDMVVRNDLDRYRLVMDVIDRVPGLGVRAVAVRQAMADTRTRHHAWIREHGTDLPEVAEWTWEG
- a CDS encoding chemotaxis protein; amino-acid sequence: MDTDALTAGLLQKLRAAKPYPAVSLTMPTHRRAPDNAQDAVRLRNLVSEAVSRLEADPDVTREARSAIERQLGRAVDEIDPRKALDALVLLVTADEYQIWQLPRTAPERVVLSDSYLTRNLVAAKAQAQPFWTLTVSADHAALFSGTADAAHEEHIGGFPLSAPHEAPNPQRKERIGDTPSTFTYEDTRQFLRTVDEKLRAVLATDPRPLYLVGLAPALALFDEVGESAKDAVGRVTKGAPADTTPSDLLTELRPALEARRKRFAAEIDGKLDDARGRHAFAGGLDEVWAAVREGRAGLVAVEEHYQQTVRVDGEHLKPVTGDAADLTDGSVREDIVDELVEAALDSGADVVFVADDSLKGHGRIAAALRY